The following nucleotide sequence is from Malania oleifera isolate guangnan ecotype guangnan chromosome 4, ASM2987363v1, whole genome shotgun sequence.
tcgAAAGGATCCAAGCACAACCAGATGTTGTATaattgttgaattatttgtaataagggttgtgtgagtagTAGGTTCAGTTTGTAACTCTTGTGTTTTGTTtctgcatgatttctgagcaagagttgagcaaaccacatgcatactaggacacatgagtttataggattgcactaaagacataaacacaaactcacctttcatggctttcaaagttaaacttaaagagtttgttataTGAATCCTAaactaaaatatgttttctaaagggacaagttttcaaacatattggtattttgaacatcttcatacttagtcccggttttatcaaaacgagtcttatgtccTAAACATTTAGAGAatgtcaagtatatttataaaaggatatactaagcatataagatatcaaaatgggttttcaaacgtgttttattaatcaagatatcttatatttaaaataaaactcaTTTGGaaaagttttaatcttcattagaattaatatatttcatatacttttttccaataatgttttgagtcattaaaacgctttttgacaaggaaaaacaaagcaattgtcactaccgtagtgcagccttgagtccttaACATATTTCGGTATTttaggcataactttttctagaaaagttcAAATGGAACGATCTTGAtatccctggaaagctaagacaaaatgtcacaactttcatgttgatgactttttctaattcagggcacTCATCAataaacataggggattcgtcgacgagttgcagtGTATGATTAGTCGATGAGTTGCAATGTATGATTAGTTGACGAGAGCAGGGGcccgtcgacgagtccaacgggcagaatgacgctaacagacagaaaatggctagtttaccaaataaaatatcttttcttccctccaatggctagttaacggctcctttggttcttgggctataaatacaagctattaagcctatattaatatggttttgaaggcttttgatcattcttagtgaaaaacatctttttataccAAAATCTAAGCACCTAGCACTTTGTATTGTtattcttcattcacaagtgttcATCTCTCTTGTTCTCCAATCTTGTTTGATACAATTTTTGAGAGAGAAGTGAGGTTTGCTTTgcatttaatatttgctcattcaaggagcattatCATTGCAATCATCTTCTTCTTATTGTAAGGTTCTTTGTCAACCATTgtgagggttcttggtgaactgaagtgaaggctctttgtgagtgtgtagggatttgttcccaagtgtagagttgtgtacccgagttgtaaggcttgctccgttGGGGAAGGAGcgttgatagtggattgtggaatccttagcttggtgctaaggcgtggacatcACGATAAAACCCAACgttaagcttttctctccctactctttattttacattgtcttgtgcatgatttaattcatatattgtgatataattgcttgtcaTCTTACCAAGACTTTTATTTTGAAGAGAAATACACATTCCGTGAAAAgagccattcacccccccccccctcccttctGACTCTACAGTGTATATTCGCTGTGGGGCACACGTATATACTCCATGGGCTACAACGTCTAACAAAAGGTAAGCCTCTTTCATGATTAAATAAGTGCCCAATTGTAAAATTAAGGTCCCAAATCACCTTAATGCAAGCTTTACCCATCGTAATACAGTAAGATGAAAAAAAGTAAACTTTAATTATCTGCTCCGACTTCTATTGACATATTGCTCTTTCGACCCTTAATTAATCTCAATTATGGTTAAATTGATCTAAACGAAAAGTGTCAACACATTTAATCAACATGGTGTATTATTAATACCAAGAACAATAATGGGtattctctatattttttatatatatatatacacacacacacacacacaaactatTCATGAAATAACATgttcttttaaaaaaatgactATTGGTGACTAAGATTTCTTCAATATAGGTGAAACTACCAAAGAtgtttatatttcatttttagCTATATAAATCAATCAACATCCATTGTCATGACTAgattaaaatagaaaaataataagaaCAAAAAATTATCTTTACAAAAAAATGTGcatatttaattaccataataaattaaaatttaagtacaatgataaatattcaataaaatattatgaACATATTACTCTTCAATAACTAGCATATTCAAttaggattttaaaaaaaaataataggattttctttacaaaaaaaaaatatatataccaaGATCGGAAACAAAGCAGCTACTAGTTAAGATGAAATATTAGGAATAAACTAGAAAACAACGAAATCAAATTAAGAAATCGTTACAAATGAAATATTAAGAAATCATtataagagaaagggaaagaggatGTTCAAATAGCAAGCTGTCTAAGAGGACATTAAATAATGTTTTCATTCACACATGTAGGGCAACAGTACACACCCAAAATGTAATCAATTTAGAACATGTTCTAAATTTTATGGGTTTGTTTGGTTTACACTATTCAATTTCTATTAATAACATGTTTTCTAGAATTTGTATGGTTATGCTCACTCTTTTTAGCCTTTTTTTTGTAATGATTTCTTAATCTGACTTCATCATTTCTTTCATTTATATCGAGTAACTTGTTTTAtcatttaaggaaaaaaaatccTATGAATATGCAAGATGTTGAAgagtaattttttttaagaatattttaGTGAGTGCTGCCGCACTTAAGTTTTAATTTATCATTATGATGGAATATGCGAATTTTATGTgaagatttgtttttttttttttttttctatttttgtctaAGAATAGCAATAAAACTTAGTTCATTGGACCTATGTGGTTGATGGCGAAATACTAACATTTTAAGTAATTTCTACTTGAAATATAGTTTGCAAGCAACAAcagtttttttttccctaaagGACATTATTTAATGAgtaaactttttttaaaatattttattaagtacTCATTGTCACATTTGGACcgtaatttattataaaaattggATATACATTTTGTGCATTGaataaaaagataaaatatatatatatatatatatatttatttatttatttattaataatacaaattattttttagagttgACTAATTGTTGGTTAATGAtcaacatatatttatttattaataatacaaattattttttagagttgACTAATTGTTGGTTAATGATCAACTAAAAATTTACTTGTTTTCAATATATTGTAATATTAAAAAAACTTGTTGGTACTTGTTCAAAATTTAAAGAGGGAAGTGTCAGAATTAGAAATCTCAAGAGTGCCTTTTAATTTTCGAAAGAAAAAGCCAATCAGGGTGGCGAGCTTTCAAGAACAAGATTACAAGAAGAGCTACGGTCCGCTAGAGGGTTGAGCGCACCAACTTTCTCCTCATACACCCTTCTCAATCTCCATGCTCCTCGCAGCATTTGGGGACTACCCTTCTACAAAAGTCACAATTTTTCACCTCAAGCGGCTTGTCCGACACCCTTCTGTAAACATTAAACAAAGAACATAAGCAGGCCACGCAGAAAAGCTTTAGTATTACTAAGAAAGTTAATGTACAAATAGAAGGGAACACCAACCAACCTCAGATTCTTTGGCAGGTAGCATGGCaatattatattcaaaatatctaccaTGCTGTGCAATATTAAAAGTTTCAGGCCATCAGGTGCAATTTGGTGCAGGTTTGATTGTATGGGTGGTCCCTTCACGCAAATATGTCAGATTTGAGAACTCTATCCAACTCATCCCAGGCATGGACCATAGGGAGATTGCTTTTCTTGCATAGCATTAAAACCATAAGCCAACTTTCTGATAATATTCAATATCTTGTTTTCCTATACACCAAAAGGGGGCCTGCATGAAAAAAGCGCAGCATTCTTAAACTGTTCCTTGGTGGACACCAGAGGGGGCAAGCATGGTAGTGTGTGCGtgtgacgagagagagagagagagagaaggttttaaataataattgaaaagaTAAATTCCATTTGCACAGTAAATATAATAACACTTGAAGCATACCTTGGCTTCATGCTTCAACAACGAACCATTTCTttcaaagcatgcaaatgaattGCCATACAGGCACTCCTAATTCAGAGGAATCAGAACCATCAGCTTTCAAACACTCTCCTCAAACTCGATGAGAGCTTCTTTATTGCAAGGTTATGAATCTTTTTCTATATCTCAATCGAACTATAACCTGGATCTTTCTGAAATCCTCTTTCTACCATTCCCTTCCAGACCTTAGCAGCATTTTCCCAGCTACCATCTTCAGAATAAATCTTTGACAATAAAACATAAGCTGAATCACTTTTGGGAGCTAACTGAACTAACTTATCTGCAGTCCATTCTCCCAACTCTTGATTCCCATGTATCCTACAACCATTGAGCAAGGATCTCCAAATAGCAGGCCAAGGAGAAAAGGGCATGTCTAGGATTATACGTTTAGCATCTTCGAGGAATCCATTTCTGGACAACATATCAACTAAACAACCATAATTATCTGGAGATGGCTGCATTCCATAATTCAAGCTTATTGATTTGAAGATATTACGACCTTCATCAACATGACCCGAATTATTACAAGCCGACATGACTGACACAAAAGTGGCTTGGCTGGGCTGCAAATTAGATGACTTTATTTTATCAAAGATTTCCATAGCTTCAATTATAAGACCATGATGTGCATAAGCCATGATCATAGTATTTAAAAGGACCACATCTTCAGATTTGGATAGCTGTTCAAAAACCATTCTTGCACCATCAATGTCCCCACACTTTGCATAGGCATCTATAACCGCACTAGCAACAAATGAGTGCATCTCAAACCCCAGTTTGATCACAAAGGAATGTACAGTCTTAGTTCGATGATAAACTGCTGAAGCAGCACAACCATTTAAAATACTGCCCAGAATAAACTCATCAAGCTTTTCACCAACTTCTATTAAATAGTTCATAAGCTTAATTGTTTCATCGTTACAGCCCTGACGCACCAATTCAGAGAACATGGTTCCCCAAGATGACGAGTCTAATCTTTCAAGCCCAATCAAAAATTCAAATGAATCATCTAGCAGTCCAAATCTGATATAACCTTTAATTAATGAACTACACACAAATTTATTGTTAGCAAAGCCTGTCTTAACTATAATTCCATGAATTTGTCTGCTCGCAAGTTGGTTTTCAGACATGGAACAATCTCTCAAAATGATGGAGAAGGTAGTTTCATCTGCCTCAACTTCCAACTCCCATAAATTGTGAAAAAGCTTCAATGCTTCCATGTGGCAACAATTTGAACTGTACCCCAAAATCATTTCATTCCAGGTAATTACATTTTTGAAAGCATTGTCAAACACTACCCGTGCCATCTTCACTTCCTCACATCTAGTCAACATATTGATGATTGAGCTCACAACATTGGCTTCATCAGAGAATCCAAGTTGCAAAGCAAGACAATAAAACTGAAGCccaagatcaagatcaagtgccTCTCCACAAAGTCTAAACAAGGTTGAGAAAGTGATATGATTGGGCCTCAAACGTGTTAATAACAACCTACAAAACAAGCTTGCTACTTTACTTGAATCATGCTCTTGAGAGAagcttgaaaataaaatattccaTGATGTAATATCTTTACCCTGCATTAGATTGAAAACCTTCAGAGCAGAGTCCTTTCCACCATTTTTAAAATACATATTCATCAAAGAATTCATTACAGAAACACTTAATTCAACATCACTCCTAATCATCAAGCCATGAATCTCTCTTCCAAAGTCCAAATTATCCAGAACTAAACACCCCTTAAGGGCATTAATGAAAGTGAAGTTGTCCATGGTTACTCCTATTGATCTTATGAAAGAAACAACCTTAACGGCTTCAAAGCCAAGACCACATTCGGCATATCCTCCAACCATAGCATTCCAACAACCTATATCAAGGTTGTCCACATGCCCAAATACCCATTCAGCTGCTTCAATATTCCCAGACTTAGCATACATATGCAAAATTGAACTACCCACAAACTGATTCTTCTCCATTCCAATTTTTAAAGCCACACAGTGAATGCTCAAACCAAATTCCTTAGCACTCATAGCAATGCATGCCTTGGTAACACTGCCAAGAGCAAACTGGTTAGGCTTCAATCCAGCTCTTGTCATATCCACATACACCTTCAAACCAAATTCAAATTCACCAATCTGAATAGCGCCGTTTATCAACAAAGTCCAAGAAACAAGATTTCTTTCAAACATTTCATCGAACACCTTAAGCCCATTGCCTAAAATTCTGTATTTCATGTACATATTAATCAAATTATTTTGTGTTAAAATGCATTTGGAAAATCCCAACTTAATGACTTGGGCATGGATTTGGGTTCCCAGAATATATGATTTCGAATTTGCAGAGAGGGATAGAGCAGCAGAGAGGGCAATTGAGTCATTAACCAGAGAGAGAATGGTGTACGGAGAACATAATTTGTAATTGTAGAACTCGTGTTGGCGTTCGGAGAAGATAAAAGATTTGTTTGCGAAGAGCATGAAACGTTTCAACGGAAGAAAAACCACGCTATTCATTACCGGAAGCCTACCGGAAGATACGTTTGCGAATAGATACGTTTAGCATCAAAATTGTTGGGCTAGTCTACCGGAAGCCTTTTTCTGAGATCAACGTCCCTTCAGCCCATACAATACAAGAAAGAGGTGTGCATTTTCAAATTGGATTCatctttaaatttcaaaaattatattttattttttttattttatcagtAAAATTTTATCAAGAAAAAGTGGAGTTttcctttttttgatttttttatataaaaatatttaataaagatTCTATAGAAACTTTATTTCCCAATTTAATGTAAAATAAAAATCGCTAGATGTTCtaacaatttttaaataaaagacgtTGAACCATCCACTAAGTTTTAAATAAGGAAGACTGCACATTGGTTGGCACATGACAGTCAAAACTCACTAGATGGTCTAGCATCTTTTGCTTAAAAATTGTTGGACCATCTAGCAAGTTTTGTCTGAGAAAGCCAAGCACCGTTTGACGCGTGGCAACAAAAATCACTAGATCATCTAGTGAGTTTTGCTTTGGTTTTTGAAGTCTTCCTCCATTTTTCTTGCAAAATTGCATAGCAGCAAACCTTACGACTTGTcgaaatatttaataaaataatcatGAGAAGCATTTAATGctatgtgggtttgtcccacattgaaaaaagtgaaaaaagaaaagtcattaataaatgataatcTGAAAAATTCTCTTAAAATTGTTTAAGAGATGATGCTAGTGTGTACTCTAGTACACCTCCGCACCGTCCGTACACGCACACGCATGCACGTGCGCACGTGCTAGTGATGCATTTAAATAGCGCACAAGCACTTAGTACTTTGCACGCTTGCATCGTTGCAAGATCGTGATCGTTTGATCATGATCAAatgactaaaaattaattttatattttttataagatcaagtggTACAATCTGAACCATATAAATAATCTAACGAtcagattttaaatttgaacagATGTAACTTTTCGGAAAAGGCATAATCCTAtctatttaaagaaaaaattaattccAAGAATCACATAGAATATTCaatcattctctccttctctttctctcaGAAAGCTTTCACAAAACATTTTTTTCATCAATTTCAAGTTCTATTTTCTGCAGAAACAGAATTCCAGAAATTTGTTTAGATTCTTCTAAGAGTGTTGTGATCAGTTTTTCATTTGTGTATTACGCAAACTGATATCAGATTATATTATGAGTTTCATTGTATTCTAAAGACGTATTTGCTTACTCAATACACACCAATCTAGTGGgagcaaataacgttttaagaaaaataacatTGTAATGTACCTTGAAGTATTTTCTATTCTACAAAATTTTATACATTTGTTATTTACAATATTAAGACGTTATATCAAAATGGTTCGTTCTTCAACCTTGAGGGAATTCGTTGCAGATTTTGTCAAACTTGAACGATTTGATGGAAGCAATTTCAAGCGCTGGGGAAAAAAATGCACTTTCTTCTTGTGGGTCTCAAAGTGGTGTATGTTCTAAGCACTCCCAAACCTGCTGTGAATGAGAATGAGACTTTGGCTCAAGAACGTGCAAGGCTAAATGGgaacaagatgattatatatgcaAAGGCCACATTTgcaattcaatatcaaacaatctgTTCGATCTGTATTAGAATATGGCTACTGCAAAAGAATTGTGGGATGCACTTGAGGCTAAGTATTTCACAAATGATGCGACTAGTAAGAAATTTTTTACTGGAAAATTTTTCAATTATACCATGCTTGATAGTAGGCCTATTATAGAGCAgtttcatgaaattatgcatatccttaaccagtttaatcaacataatatgaaaatggaTGATTGTATTTCTGTTTCGTCTATTATTGATAAGTTACCTCCATCATGGAAAGatgttagaaaatctttgaagcatagGAAGGATGATATGTTTCTTGAACAATTAGGCCAACATTTCCAAATTGAGGAAGTGTTTAGGCAGAACCAGAAAGATGCAGAAGAGCATACTTCCAAACTGCATATGATGGAAAAAGGAGGCATTTATAAACAGCCCCAACATCCCAAAAAAAAGGGAATCTGAAGAGGAAGTTCAATTCTGTTaagaatcaaaataagaaaaagaaaggttTATGCTTCCATTGTGGAAAACCTGGACGTTACAAAAATGAGTGTTGTCTTCTCAAGAAAAAGTAAGATGGAACAAACTCTAACAAGTTTGTGGCTATGATTTCTGAAGTCATGTTACTGAAGATGACTGTGCATGGTGGATTGACTCAGGTGCAATAAGGCATGTTTGCAAAGACAAGAGTTCATTCTCAAAGTATGAACAGGTAGATGAAGGCAATGTTCTCTACATGGGAAATTCATCCATTGCTCTAGTCAAAGGCAAAGGAGGTGTCAcacttttgaatttattttggaaaaagtttGACTCTCACTAATTTATACCATGTACCATAAATTAGAA
It contains:
- the LOC131153514 gene encoding pentatricopeptide repeat-containing protein At3g09040, mitochondrial-like; its protein translation is MNSVVFLPLKRFMLFANKSFIFSERQHEFYNYKLCSPYTILSLVNDSIALSAALSLSANSKSYILGTQIHAQVIKLGFSKCILTQNNLINMYMKYRILGNGLKVFDEMFERNLVSWTLLINGAIQIGEFEFGLKVYVDMTRAGLKPNQFALGSVTKACIAMSAKEFGLSIHCVALKIGMEKNQFVGSSILHMYAKSGNIEAAEWVFGHVDNLDIGCWNAMVGGYAECGLGFEAVKVVSFIRSIGVTMDNFTFINALKGCLVLDNLDFGREIHGLMIRSDVELSVSVMNSLMNMYFKNGGKDSALKVFNLMQGKDITSWNILFSSFSQEHDSSKVASLFCRLLLTRLRPNHITFSTLFRLCGEALDLDLGLQFYCLALQLGFSDEANVVSSIINMLTRCEEVKMARVVFDNAFKNVITWNEMILGYSSNCCHMEALKLFHNLWELEVEADETTFSIILRDCSMSENQLASRQIHGIIVKTGFANNKFVCSSLIKGYIRFGLLDDSFEFLIGLERLDSSSWGTMFSELVRQGCNDETIKLMNYLIEVGEKLDEFILGSILNGCAASAVYHRTKTVHSFVIKLGFEMHSFVASAVIDAYAKCGDIDGARMVFEQLSKSEDVVLLNTMIMAYAHHGLIIEAMEIFDKIKSSNLQPSQATFVSVMSACNNSGHVDEGRNIFKSISLNYGMQPSPDNYGCLVDMLSRNGFLEDAKRIILDMPFSPWPAIWRSLLNGCRIHGNQELGEWTADKLVQLAPKSDSAYVLLSKIYSEDGSWENAAKVWKGMVERGFQKDPGYSSIEI